The following coding sequences are from one Paenibacillus stellifer window:
- the purE gene encoding 5-(carboxyamino)imidazole ribonucleotide mutase, whose protein sequence is MSVQVGVIMGSKSDWETMRHACEVLEELEIPYEKKVVSAHRTPDLMFRYAEEAAGRGLRVIIAGAGGAAHLPGMVAAKTMLPVIGVPVQSKALNGLDSLLSIVQMPGGIPVATVAIGKAGAVNAGLLAAQIIGAFDPETAKRAQRRRDAIRDEVLESSSEL, encoded by the coding sequence ATGTCGGTTCAGGTAGGTGTCATCATGGGCAGCAAATCGGACTGGGAGACAATGCGGCACGCTTGCGAGGTGCTGGAGGAGCTGGAGATTCCGTATGAGAAAAAGGTTGTCTCCGCGCACCGCACGCCGGATCTCATGTTCCGCTACGCGGAAGAGGCCGCGGGACGGGGACTCCGGGTAATCATAGCCGGAGCCGGAGGAGCGGCGCATCTTCCGGGAATGGTTGCCGCGAAGACGATGCTTCCCGTGATCGGGGTGCCGGTCCAGTCCAAGGCGCTGAACGGCCTGGATTCGCTGCTCTCGATCGTGCAGATGCCGGGCGGCATTCCGGTCGCAACAGTGGCGATCGGCAAGGCGGGCGCGGTCAATGCCGGGCTGCTGGCTGCTCAGATAATCGGCGCCTTCGATCCCGAGACGGCAAAGCGGGCGCAGCGCCGCCGGGATGCCATCCGTGACGAAGTGCTGGAAAGCAGCAGTGAATTATGA
- the purS gene encoding phosphoribosylformylglycinamidine synthase subunit PurS, whose translation MLKATVYVTIKKSVLDPQGVAVQGALHSMGFQEAESVRIGKYMELTLDTDNREEAGARLKEMCEKLLANTVIEDYRYELEA comes from the coding sequence ATGTTAAAAGCGACGGTATATGTCACCATTAAAAAAAGCGTGCTGGATCCCCAGGGCGTAGCTGTACAGGGAGCGCTGCATTCCATGGGCTTTCAGGAAGCGGAGAGCGTGCGCATCGGCAAGTACATGGAGCTGACTCTGGATACCGACAACCGCGAGGAAGCAGGCGCGCGTCTGAAGGAGATGTGCGAGAAGCTGCTGGCCAACACGGTGATCGAGGATTACCGATACGAATTGGAGGCGTAA
- the purK gene encoding 5-(carboxyamino)imidazole ribonucleotide synthase → MRDAYGMLEPQRMLKPDEGTAGAGAEKLRGGQTQEAGAQGGNAVTEPAERETRSEAAATKDGKPSFDRVIAPGATVGVLGGGQLGRMMALAGSAMGYRFVSLDPTQDAPCGQVSPQIVAAYDDIKAARELAQRADVITYEFENVDAGVAALLEEESYVPQGSALLYTTQHRLREKAAIEAAGVPVAPYRKVASLADLKAAAAELGLPAVLKTVTGGYDGKGQAVLRSEDGLEDAFRRLAPERAGAADGGGAVSGAAAGEARSSEDAPLVLEKFVPFRCEISVIAARSPRGEVKSFPPAENIHVNNILHLSIVPARIAEDIQRRAQKLAETLVAGLNAVGLLAVEMFVTEDGELFVNELAPRPHNSGHYTMDACATSQFEQHVRAVCNLPLGETELLTPVVMVNVLGQHLEGAAARFCGDDKEANQLGVIPKLHIYGKTESKTGRKMGHINLLCKDTAAALAWVEHTNLWRN, encoded by the coding sequence ATGAGAGACGCTTACGGGATGCTGGAGCCGCAGCGGATGCTAAAGCCGGACGAAGGAACTGCAGGGGCCGGCGCAGAGAAGCTTCGCGGCGGGCAGACGCAGGAAGCGGGAGCGCAGGGCGGCAATGCCGTGACGGAACCGGCGGAGCGCGAGACCCGGAGTGAGGCTGCGGCGACGAAGGACGGGAAGCCGTCCTTTGACCGCGTGATTGCGCCGGGGGCGACCGTCGGCGTGCTGGGCGGCGGCCAGCTCGGGCGCATGATGGCGCTCGCCGGCAGCGCCATGGGTTACCGCTTCGTGTCGCTGGACCCGACGCAGGACGCGCCCTGCGGGCAGGTCTCGCCGCAGATCGTGGCGGCTTATGACGACATCAAGGCCGCCCGCGAGCTGGCGCAGCGGGCCGATGTGATCACGTACGAGTTCGAGAACGTCGACGCTGGCGTGGCCGCGCTGCTGGAAGAGGAATCGTACGTGCCGCAGGGCAGTGCGCTGCTGTACACGACGCAGCATCGGCTGCGCGAGAAGGCCGCCATAGAAGCCGCAGGCGTCCCTGTGGCCCCCTACCGCAAGGTGGCGAGCCTTGCGGACCTCAAGGCGGCGGCCGCGGAGCTCGGCCTGCCGGCGGTGCTCAAGACCGTCACCGGCGGGTATGACGGTAAGGGCCAGGCCGTCCTGCGGAGCGAGGATGGCCTGGAGGACGCGTTCCGGCGGCTTGCGCCGGAACGTGCCGGCGCCGCTGACGGAGGCGGCGCGGTCTCCGGAGCGGCCGCAGGGGAGGCCCGCTCCTCTGAAGATGCGCCGCTCGTGCTGGAGAAATTCGTACCGTTCCGGTGCGAAATTTCCGTCATTGCGGCGCGCAGCCCGCGCGGCGAGGTCAAGAGCTTCCCGCCGGCGGAGAACATCCATGTGAACAACATTCTGCACTTGTCCATCGTGCCGGCCCGCATCGCTGAAGACATTCAGCGGAGAGCGCAGAAGCTGGCAGAGACGCTGGTCGCCGGGCTGAACGCCGTCGGCTTGCTGGCTGTGGAAATGTTCGTGACGGAAGACGGGGAGCTGTTCGTTAACGAGCTGGCGCCCCGGCCGCATAACTCCGGCCATTACACGATGGATGCCTGCGCCACCTCGCAGTTCGAGCAGCATGTCCGGGCGGTGTGCAATCTGCCGCTCGGAGAGACAGAGCTGCTGACGCCGGTGGTCATGGTGAATGTGCTGGGCCAGCATCTGGAAGGGGCGGCCGCGCGTTTTTGCGGGGATGATAAAGAAGCAAATCAGCTTGGGGTAATCCCGAAGCTTCATATATATGGCAAGACCGAGAGCAAGACAGGCCGCAAGATGGGTCATATCAACCTGCTCTGCAAGGATACGGCGGCTGCGCTGGCCTGGGTGGAGCACACTAACCTTTGGAGGAACTGA
- the purF gene encoding amidophosphoribosyltransferase: MSYEIKTGNKQGEHLLWTGDFYNEGTGSGDIFDTLKEECGVFGVYGHPEAASMSYYGLHALQHRGEESAGICVANGRDFNYHRGMGLVKEVFDKDKIQSLVGDMSIGHVRYSTSGDSRLTNAQPLVFKYRDGDLAIATNGNIVNEPVIRRQLESSGSIFQTTSDTEVLAHLIARSPKEFVEAAKDALRQLVGGFAFLLMTNDKLLVASDPNGLRPLVMGRVGEAYIFASESCALETIGAELVRDIQPGEMLILDENGLTEDRFAEPARKALCAMEYIYFARPDSDMNGSNLHAARKRMGSRLALEGFVDADIVTGVPDSSISAAIGYAEQTGIPYELGLIKNKYTGRTFIQPSQELREQGVKMKLSAVRRVVEGQRVVMIDDSIVRGTTSRRIVNLLREAGATEVHVRITSPPFKNPCFYGIDTPDRRELIASRQSIEEMRKEINADSLSFLSPEGLIQSIGGGNAGDYKGGLCLSCFDNDYPTQVDFGGQEKEGCGC, from the coding sequence ATGTCTTATGAAATAAAGACCGGGAACAAGCAGGGAGAACACCTCCTGTGGACCGGCGACTTTTACAATGAAGGTACGGGCTCGGGAGACATATTCGACACACTCAAGGAAGAATGCGGCGTATTCGGGGTCTACGGACACCCGGAAGCCGCTTCCATGTCCTATTACGGCCTGCACGCGCTGCAGCACCGCGGCGAGGAGAGCGCGGGAATCTGCGTCGCGAACGGCAGGGATTTCAATTATCACCGGGGCATGGGTCTGGTTAAAGAAGTTTTTGATAAGGATAAAATACAGTCGCTGGTCGGCGACATGTCCATCGGACATGTCCGCTATTCCACCAGCGGCGACAGCCGGCTGACGAATGCGCAGCCGCTGGTCTTCAAATACCGCGACGGCGATCTCGCGATCGCGACGAACGGGAACATCGTGAACGAGCCTGTAATCCGGCGTCAGCTGGAGAGCAGCGGCTCGATCTTCCAGACGACGAGCGACACCGAGGTGCTGGCGCATCTCATCGCCCGTTCGCCGAAGGAGTTCGTCGAAGCGGCCAAGGATGCGCTCCGCCAGCTGGTGGGGGGCTTCGCGTTCCTGCTGATGACGAACGACAAGCTGCTCGTCGCTTCCGATCCGAACGGCCTGCGGCCGCTCGTGATGGGACGGGTTGGCGAGGCGTATATTTTCGCCTCCGAATCCTGCGCGCTTGAGACGATTGGCGCGGAGCTGGTCCGCGACATTCAGCCGGGCGAGATGCTGATTCTGGACGAGAACGGCCTCACGGAGGACCGCTTCGCCGAGCCGGCGCGCAAGGCGCTCTGCGCGATGGAGTATATCTACTTCGCGCGCCCGGACAGCGACATGAACGGCTCCAATCTGCATGCCGCGCGCAAGCGGATGGGCAGCCGCCTGGCGCTGGAAGGCTTCGTCGATGCCGACATCGTAACCGGCGTGCCGGATTCCAGCATCTCCGCTGCCATCGGCTACGCGGAGCAGACGGGCATTCCGTATGAGCTCGGACTGATCAAGAACAAATACACGGGCCGGACCTTTATCCAGCCCAGCCAGGAGCTGCGCGAGCAGGGCGTCAAGATGAAGCTCAGCGCCGTCCGGCGCGTCGTCGAAGGCCAGCGGGTCGTCATGATCGACGACTCCATCGTGCGCGGCACGACCTCGCGGCGGATCGTCAATCTGCTGCGTGAGGCGGGCGCTACCGAGGTGCATGTGCGGATTACATCGCCGCCCTTCAAGAACCCGTGTTTCTACGGCATCGATACGCCGGACCGGCGGGAGCTGATCGCTTCCCGCCAGTCCATCGAAGAGATGCGGAAGGAAATCAACGCCGACTCCCTGTCATTCCTGTCGCCTGAAGGACTGATTCAGTCCATCGGCGGCGGCAACGCCGGCGATTACAAAGGTGGACTGTGCCTGTCCTGCTTCGACAATGATTACCCGACGCAGGTTGATTTCGGCGGGCAAGAGAAGGAAGGCTGCGGCTGCTAA
- a CDS encoding universal stress protein codes for MLFSKILLAYDGSKAANKALDRAVELAKVTQGSSLHVVHAFEFPRFFIGEALAPLPASVNKDYYDVAVKTTEEVKQRLADEGLNAKVELLQGSPAETILKYAKDNEIDIIVIGSRGLGGIREFVLGSVSHNVVQSARIPVLVVK; via the coding sequence ATGTTATTCTCAAAAATTTTACTTGCCTATGACGGCTCAAAAGCAGCCAACAAAGCGTTGGACCGCGCGGTCGAGCTGGCCAAGGTAACTCAAGGGTCCTCCCTGCATGTCGTACACGCATTTGAATTCCCTCGGTTCTTTATCGGGGAAGCTCTCGCACCTCTTCCGGCCTCGGTCAACAAGGATTATTACGACGTGGCCGTCAAGACGACCGAAGAAGTGAAGCAACGGCTAGCGGATGAAGGGCTGAACGCCAAGGTTGAACTGCTGCAGGGTTCACCGGCGGAGACGATTCTGAAATACGCCAAGGATAACGAAATCGACATCATCGTGATCGGCAGCCGTGGACTCGGCGGCATTCGCGAATTCGTACTCGGAAGCGTCAGCCACAACGTCGTTCAAAGTGCGCGGATTCCGGTACTGGTAGTTAAATAA
- a CDS encoding phosphoribosylaminoimidazolesuccinocarboxamide synthase, producing MTQATVSTAVDLIDAPLLYKGKVRELYDLGEHMLIVVTDRISAFDYVLEPAVPDKGNVLNRLSAFWFGQTKNLLENHVVHIDVNRLEGIVKEENRELLKNRIMVVRKAERVDIECVVRGYITGGGWRQYQQTGAVNGIKLPEGLRKNAKLAEPIFTPAAKNDVGHDEDIPFEQMRELVGAELADELKEKSLKLYAFAESYCAERGILLADCKFEFGVLDGKVILIDEIFTPDASRFWAKDKYALDIEIDSMDKEPVRTYLASSSWDKNSTPDPLPAEVVEETSSRYLDIYRRLTGHGLN from the coding sequence ATGACACAAGCGACCGTCTCGACCGCGGTAGATTTGATTGACGCTCCGCTGCTGTACAAAGGCAAGGTGCGCGAGCTGTATGATCTGGGAGAGCATATGCTGATCGTCGTGACCGACCGGATCTCGGCATTCGATTACGTGCTGGAGCCGGCCGTGCCGGACAAAGGCAATGTGCTGAACCGGCTGAGCGCGTTCTGGTTCGGCCAGACGAAGAATTTGCTGGAGAATCATGTGGTGCATATCGATGTGAACCGTCTGGAAGGCATCGTCAAGGAAGAGAACCGGGAGCTGCTGAAGAACCGGATCATGGTGGTGCGCAAGGCGGAACGCGTGGACATCGAATGTGTGGTCCGGGGCTATATCACGGGCGGCGGCTGGCGGCAGTATCAGCAGACCGGAGCAGTGAACGGCATCAAGCTGCCGGAGGGACTGCGCAAGAATGCGAAACTGGCAGAGCCGATCTTCACGCCTGCGGCGAAGAATGATGTCGGCCATGACGAAGACATTCCGTTCGAGCAAATGCGGGAGCTGGTTGGAGCGGAGCTGGCGGACGAGCTGAAGGAGAAGAGCCTGAAGCTGTACGCTTTTGCCGAGAGCTACTGCGCGGAGCGCGGCATTCTGCTGGCGGACTGCAAGTTCGAATTCGGGGTGCTGGACGGCAAGGTGATCTTGATCGACGAGATTTTTACGCCGGACGCTTCCCGGTTCTGGGCCAAGGACAAGTACGCGCTGGATATTGAAATCGACAGCATGGACAAGGAGCCGGTACGTACGTATCTGGCTTCCTCCTCATGGGATAAGAACAGCACGCCGGACCCGCTTCCGGCCGAGGTGGTTGAGGAGACGAGCAGCCGCTATCTGGACATTTACCGCCGTCTGACGGGGCACGGGCTGAACTGA
- the purQ gene encoding phosphoribosylformylglycinamidine synthase subunit PurQ: MKFAVLVFPGSNCDIDCYKAVQDTLGEPVDYVWHTTTDLSAYDCILVPGGFSYGDYLRCGAISRFAPVMNEVAKAAEEGKFVLGICNGFQILTEAGLLPGALLRNNSMKFRCHDTTLKVVNNTTPFTTDFAEGEEIIIPIAHGEGNYYCDEETLAELKANNQIVFTYTNNPNGSLADIAGICNKKGNVVGMMPHPERAVSTLLGSEDGKRMFTSILKTWRDSHGTASVR, from the coding sequence ATGAAATTTGCTGTGCTTGTGTTCCCCGGCTCCAACTGTGATATCGACTGCTACAAAGCAGTGCAAGATACGCTCGGCGAGCCAGTCGATTACGTGTGGCACACGACTACCGACCTGTCGGCTTATGACTGCATTCTCGTTCCCGGCGGTTTCTCTTACGGCGACTATCTGCGCTGCGGCGCGATTTCGCGCTTCGCTCCGGTGATGAACGAGGTGGCGAAGGCGGCTGAAGAGGGCAAATTCGTCCTTGGCATCTGCAACGGCTTCCAGATTCTAACCGAGGCGGGTCTGCTTCCGGGCGCGCTGCTCCGCAACAATTCGATGAAATTCCGATGTCACGATACAACGCTTAAGGTTGTGAATAACACAACCCCGTTTACGACCGACTTCGCCGAAGGCGAAGAAATCATCATTCCGATCGCTCACGGAGAAGGCAACTACTACTGCGATGAAGAAACGCTGGCCGAGCTGAAAGCAAATAACCAGATCGTCTTCACCTATACCAATAACCCCAACGGCTCTCTGGCCGACATTGCGGGGATCTGTAATAAAAAGGGCAACGTCGTCGGCATGATGCCCCATCCGGAACGCGCAGTCAGCACCCTGCTGGGCTCCGAGGACGGCAAACGGATGTTCACCTCAATTTTGAAGACCTGGAGGGATTCGCATGGCACAGCAAGTGTCCGTTAA
- the purB gene encoding adenylosuccinate lyase, with protein sequence MIERYSRPEMRAIWTEENKFKAWLEVELCACEAWAELGVIPKEDTVELRKNAKFDIDRIYEIEQETRHDVIAFTRAVSESLGAERKWVHYGLTSTDVVDTALGYLLRQANEILEKDLLNFIDILKDKAIAYKDTPMMGRTHGVHAEPTTFGLKMALWHEEMKRNLERFRHAANGVQFGKISGAVGTYANIDPFVEEFVCKKLGTSPAPISTQTLQRDRHAEYMATLALIATSMDKFATEIRALQKSEVREVEEAFAKGQKGSSAMPHKRNPIGCENISGLSRVIRGHMMTAYENVPLWHERDISHSSVERIILPDATMLLNYMLNRFGNIVKNLTVFPENMKRNMERTYGVPFSGRVLTKLIDKGFSREQAYDTVQPRAMQAWETQRQFRDIIEETPEITEVLSPEEIADAFNPSWHLKNVDTIFRRLGLI encoded by the coding sequence ATGATCGAACGTTACAGCAGACCGGAAATGCGGGCTATCTGGACCGAGGAGAATAAATTCAAGGCATGGCTGGAAGTGGAGCTGTGCGCCTGTGAAGCGTGGGCGGAGCTTGGCGTCATTCCGAAGGAAGACACGGTAGAGCTGCGGAAGAACGCGAAATTCGACATCGACCGCATCTATGAAATCGAGCAGGAGACTCGCCATGACGTTATCGCCTTCACGCGCGCGGTGTCCGAGAGTCTCGGAGCAGAACGCAAATGGGTGCACTATGGCTTGACCTCTACCGATGTCGTGGACACGGCGCTCGGTTATTTGCTGCGCCAGGCCAACGAGATTCTGGAGAAGGATCTCCTGAACTTCATCGACATCCTGAAGGACAAAGCGATCGCCTACAAGGATACGCCGATGATGGGCCGTACCCACGGCGTACATGCCGAGCCGACAACCTTCGGCCTCAAGATGGCGCTGTGGCATGAAGAAATGAAACGCAATCTGGAGCGGTTCCGCCATGCGGCGAACGGCGTCCAGTTCGGCAAAATCTCCGGCGCGGTCGGCACCTACGCCAACATCGACCCGTTCGTGGAAGAGTTCGTCTGCAAGAAGCTGGGCACAAGCCCGGCGCCGATCTCGACGCAGACGCTGCAGCGTGACCGCCATGCCGAGTATATGGCAACACTGGCGCTGATCGCGACCTCAATGGATAAGTTCGCGACGGAAATCCGCGCGCTGCAGAAGAGCGAGGTGCGCGAGGTGGAGGAAGCTTTTGCCAAAGGTCAAAAAGGCTCCTCGGCCATGCCGCACAAGCGCAACCCGATCGGCTGCGAGAACATCTCCGGCCTGTCCCGCGTCATTCGCGGGCATATGATGACAGCTTACGAGAACGTGCCGCTCTGGCATGAGCGCGACATCTCGCATTCCTCGGTGGAACGGATCATTCTCCCGGATGCGACGATGCTGCTCAACTACATGCTGAACCGCTTCGGCAACATCGTGAAGAACCTGACCGTATTCCCGGAGAACATGAAGCGCAACATGGAGCGCACGTATGGCGTGCCGTTCTCCGGCCGCGTCTTGACGAAGCTCATCGACAAGGGCTTCAGCCGCGAGCAGGCGTACGACACCGTGCAGCCCCGCGCCATGCAGGCGTGGGAGACACAGCGCCAGTTCCGCGACATTATCGAGGAAACGCCGGAAATTACAGAAGTGCTGAGTCCGGAGGAAATCGCGGACGCGTTCAATCCGTCCTGGCATCTGAAGAATGTGGATACGATCTTCCGCAGATTGGGCCTGATATAG
- the purL gene encoding phosphoribosylformylglycinamidine synthase subunit PurL has protein sequence MAQQVSVKEPTAEQIKDQKIYSQFGVSDSEYELICGFMGRLPNYTEIGVFSVMWSEHCAYKNSKPLLKRFPISGPKVLMGPGEGAGIVDIGDNQAVVFKIESHNHPSAVEPYQGAATGVGGIIRDIFSMGARPVAVLNSLRFGKLESERTKYLFEHVVSGIAGYGNCIGIPTVGGEVMFDDSYDGNPLVNAMCVGLIDHDKIQRGVAKGVGNPVFYVGPPTGRDGIHGATFASVELSEESEEKRSAVQVGDPFMEKLVMEACLELIDSGIVLGIQDMGAAGLTCSSSEMASKAGNGLELYLDQVPQREEGMTPYEMMLSESQERMLFVVEPKDEAQAQEIFDRWGVICCKVGKVTDDGRLKLFHHGEVVGDMPVTALVDECPVYNKPSAVPAYYEENASVDTLRYEEVKDLGGALKKVLASPTVASKAWIYNQYDYMVRTSTAVRPGSDAAVVTIHGTRKGLAMTTDCNGRFVYLDPEVGGKIATAEAARNIVCSGGQPLAITDNLNFGSPEKPDIFWQMERAVDGMAEACRVLETPVIGGNVSLYNENATGAIYPTPVVGMVGLVEDTDHITTQGFKNEGDQILLLGDTFAELGGSEFQYAVHGVTEGRPPAIDLATERKLLDAVLGAIKKGLVASAHDLSEGGLAAALAESCISGRVGANVELSANGLRSDVALFSESQSRILLTAASAKAEELRACIEAAGVPVENIGTVGGERLRVHLDGASALDEPVSELTTIWEDAIPCLMK, from the coding sequence ATGGCACAGCAAGTGTCCGTTAAGGAACCGACTGCGGAGCAGATTAAGGATCAGAAGATTTACAGCCAGTTCGGCGTGTCGGACAGCGAATACGAGCTGATCTGCGGATTCATGGGACGCCTTCCGAACTATACGGAAATCGGCGTGTTCAGCGTAATGTGGTCCGAGCACTGCGCCTACAAGAACTCGAAGCCGCTGCTGAAGCGGTTCCCGATCAGCGGACCGAAGGTCCTCATGGGACCGGGCGAAGGCGCGGGTATTGTAGATATCGGCGACAACCAGGCTGTTGTGTTCAAAATCGAGAGCCACAACCATCCATCCGCCGTTGAGCCGTATCAGGGCGCGGCGACGGGCGTGGGCGGGATTATCCGCGATATTTTTTCGATGGGCGCAAGACCGGTCGCCGTCCTGAACTCCCTGCGATTTGGCAAACTGGAGAGCGAACGGACGAAATATCTGTTCGAGCATGTCGTATCCGGCATCGCAGGCTATGGCAACTGTATCGGTATTCCGACGGTCGGCGGCGAGGTGATGTTCGACGACAGCTATGACGGCAATCCACTCGTCAACGCTATGTGCGTCGGCCTGATCGATCATGACAAGATTCAGCGCGGCGTCGCCAAAGGCGTCGGCAACCCCGTGTTCTATGTCGGCCCGCCAACGGGGCGTGACGGCATTCACGGCGCAACCTTCGCATCGGTCGAGCTGAGCGAAGAGTCGGAAGAGAAACGTTCGGCTGTTCAGGTCGGCGACCCGTTCATGGAGAAGCTCGTTATGGAAGCCTGTCTTGAACTGATCGACAGCGGCATCGTGCTCGGTATTCAGGACATGGGCGCGGCGGGTCTGACCTGCTCCAGCTCGGAAATGGCGAGCAAGGCGGGCAACGGCCTGGAGCTGTATCTTGATCAGGTTCCGCAGCGTGAGGAAGGCATGACGCCTTACGAAATGATGCTCTCGGAATCCCAGGAACGCATGCTGTTCGTCGTTGAGCCGAAGGATGAAGCCCAGGCTCAGGAAATCTTCGACCGCTGGGGCGTCATCTGCTGCAAGGTCGGCAAGGTTACGGACGACGGCCGTCTGAAGCTGTTCCATCACGGCGAAGTTGTCGGCGACATGCCGGTAACAGCACTCGTGGACGAGTGCCCGGTATATAACAAACCTTCTGCCGTACCTGCCTACTACGAGGAGAACGCCTCCGTTGATACGCTTCGCTACGAAGAAGTGAAGGATCTGGGCGGTGCGCTGAAAAAAGTGCTGGCCTCTCCGACAGTAGCGAGCAAGGCATGGATTTATAACCAGTACGACTATATGGTCCGCACCAGTACGGCGGTTCGTCCAGGCTCTGACGCTGCGGTCGTGACGATTCACGGCACACGCAAAGGTCTGGCGATGACGACGGACTGCAACGGTCGCTTTGTGTATTTGGACCCGGAAGTCGGTGGCAAAATCGCGACTGCTGAAGCTGCGCGCAACATCGTCTGCTCCGGCGGACAGCCGCTTGCAATCACCGACAACCTGAATTTCGGCAGTCCCGAGAAGCCGGATATTTTCTGGCAGATGGAACGCGCCGTAGACGGCATGGCGGAAGCCTGCCGCGTGCTGGAGACCCCGGTTATTGGCGGCAACGTCAGTCTCTATAATGAAAATGCTACCGGTGCGATCTACCCGACGCCGGTCGTCGGCATGGTCGGACTTGTTGAAGATACGGATCATATCACAACTCAGGGCTTCAAGAACGAGGGAGATCAGATTCTGCTGCTCGGCGACACCTTCGCAGAGCTTGGCGGCAGCGAGTTCCAATACGCCGTTCACGGCGTAACGGAAGGACGCCCGCCGGCGATCGACCTCGCCACCGAGCGCAAGCTGCTTGACGCCGTGCTTGGCGCGATCAAGAAAGGGCTTGTGGCGTCGGCGCATGACCTGTCCGAAGGCGGCCTTGCAGCCGCACTGGCCGAGAGCTGCATCAGCGGCCGTGTCGGCGCGAATGTTGAGCTGTCCGCAAACGGACTGCGTTCCGATGTGGCGCTGTTCAGCGAGAGCCAATCGCGCATCCTGCTGACGGCTGCAAGCGCCAAGGCCGAAGAGCTTCGCGCCTGCATCGAAGCTGCCGGCGTACCGGTCGAGAACATCGGAACGGTCGGCGGAGAGCGTCTGCGGGTGCATCTGGACGGCGCTTCCGCGCTGGACGAACCGGTATCGGAGCTGACCACCATTTGGGAGGATGCTATTCCATGTCTTATGAAATAA
- the purM gene encoding phosphoribosylformylglycinamidine cyclo-ligase, whose amino-acid sequence MSEAYKNAGVDIAAGNEAVERMKKHVKRTFRPEVMTELGGFGALFGLNKDKYEEPVLVSGTDGVGTKLKIAFAADRHDTIGIDAVAMCVNDIVVQGAEPLFFLDYLACDKVVPEKIEAIVSGIAEGCYQAGCALIGGETAEMPGMYAEGEYDIAGFTVGVADKAKLVTGESIKPGDTVIGLASSGVHSNGFSLVRKLLLDGEGGYGLDEVLPELGAPLADVLLAPTKIYVKPLLALLERIQVKGMAHITGGGFIENIPRTLPEGVNVQIEYGSWPILPVFGLLQSKGGVSNRDMFTTFNMGIGLVLVVDSAQADEALKLLKDSGEEAYVIGAVTEGERKVTFKGAEV is encoded by the coding sequence GTGTCGGAAGCTTATAAAAACGCCGGTGTCGATATTGCGGCGGGCAATGAAGCGGTTGAACGGATGAAGAAGCATGTGAAGCGCACGTTCCGTCCGGAGGTTATGACGGAGCTGGGCGGCTTCGGCGCCCTGTTCGGCCTGAATAAGGATAAATACGAGGAGCCGGTGCTCGTATCGGGAACCGACGGCGTCGGCACGAAGCTGAAGATCGCCTTCGCGGCGGACCGCCACGATACGATCGGCATCGATGCGGTCGCCATGTGCGTGAACGATATCGTCGTGCAGGGCGCGGAGCCGCTCTTCTTCCTCGATTATCTGGCCTGCGACAAGGTCGTGCCAGAGAAGATCGAAGCCATCGTGTCGGGCATCGCCGAAGGCTGCTATCAGGCGGGCTGTGCGCTGATCGGCGGCGAGACGGCGGAAATGCCGGGCATGTACGCGGAAGGCGAGTACGACATCGCCGGCTTCACAGTCGGCGTGGCGGACAAAGCCAAGCTGGTGACAGGCGAGAGCATCAAGCCCGGCGATACAGTCATCGGACTTGCGTCGAGCGGCGTGCATAGCAACGGGTTCTCGCTGGTTCGCAAGCTTTTGCTGGACGGAGAAGGCGGATATGGCCTGGATGAAGTGCTGCCTGAACTGGGCGCGCCTCTGGCCGATGTGCTGCTGGCTCCGACCAAAATCTATGTGAAGCCATTGCTCGCCCTGCTGGAGCGTATTCAGGTGAAGGGGATGGCGCATATTACGGGCGGAGGCTTCATCGAGAACATCCCGCGTACGCTTCCGGAAGGCGTGAACGTGCAGATCGAATACGGCTCCTGGCCGATTCTGCCGGTCTTTGGCCTCTTGCAGAGCAAGGGAGGCGTGAGCAACCGCGACATGTTCACCACTTTCAACATGGGCATCGGACTCGTGCTGGTGGTGGACTCGGCGCAAGCGGACGAAGCTCTCAAGCTGCTGAAGGACAGCGGCGAGGAAGCGTATGTCATCGGCGCCGTAACGGAAGGCGAACGAAAGGTTACCTTTAAGGGAGCCGAAGTATGA